A genomic window from Lotus japonicus ecotype B-129 chromosome 1, LjGifu_v1.2 includes:
- the LOC130730740 gene encoding uncharacterized protein LOC130730740 has translation MHCSAALFLNFVNAEVLSIQFIAMQVFNFVLFEIILIQFHENWCLGYSFVIAASKANDLNSVSVPAICSYCSCSILRWVMPLFEHINDSIFLNVSIFTAFVFVLFSATIGSISANLNSVPILDGTNFKDWKENMEIVLGCMDLDLALRVEKPASPTESSTSEQRKDYEKWDRSNRMSLMIIKRDIPEVFRGTISEEIKGAKDFLVEIEKRFAKSDKAETSTLLQNLISMKYQGKGNIREYIMGMSNIASKLKALKLELSDDLLIHLVLLSLPAQFSQFKISYNCQKEKWSLNELISFCVQEEERLKQERKESAHFVSTSKDKGKRKKTVEPKNEAADAPAQKKQKEDDTCYFCNVSGHMKKKCTKYHAWRARKGLPKLPEAK, from the exons ATGCACTGTTCCGCTGCTCTGTTTCTCAATTTCGTCAATGCGGAGGTTTTGTCAATCCAATTCATAGCCATGCAG GTTTTCAATTTTGTGTTATTTGAAATTATACTCATTCAGTTTCATGAGAATTGGTGTTTGGGTTATAGTTTCGTGATTGCTGCTTCG AAAGCCAATGATCTAAATTCAGTTTCGGTTCCTGCAATTTGTTCATACTGTTCATGCA GTATCTTGAGATGGGTTATGCCATTATTTGAACATATTAatgattcaatttttcttaatgtgagtatatttacagcatttgtttttgttctattttcagCAACTATTGGTTCGATATCTGCTAATCTGAATTCGGTTCCGATCCTTGATGGAACAAATTTTAAGGATTGGAAAGAGAACATGGAAATTGTTCTTGGCTGCATGGATCTTGACCTTGCACTAAGGGTGGAGAAACCCGCTTCTCCTACGGAATCTAGTACCTCTGAACAGAGGAAAGATTATGAGAAGTGGGATCGCTCCAATCGCATGAGTCTTATGATCATTAAGCGCGACATTCCTGAGGTCTTTAGAGGTACTATCTCGGAAGAGATAAAAGGTGCCAAAGATTTCCTTGTTGAAATTGAAAAGCGCTTTGCGAAAAGCGATAAGGCGGAAACAAGTACTCttcttcagaacttgatttcCATGAAATATCAGGGCAAAGGAAATATAAGGGAATACATTATGGGCATGTCAAATATTGCTTCAAAACTTAAGGCGCTAAAGCTTGAGCTGTCGGATGACTTGCTCATTCATTTAGTATTGCTTTCTCTTCCTGCACAATTCAGTCAGTTTAAGATATCTTATAACTGTCAAAAGGAGAAATGGTCTCTTAACGAGCTCATTTCATTTTGTGTGcaagaagaggaaaggttgaagcaagaaaggaaagaaagtgcTCATTTTGTTAGCACCTCTAAAGACAagggcaaaagaaagaaaactgttGAGCCCAAGAATGAAGCTGCTGATGCTCCagcacaaaagaaacagaaagaggATGATACCTGTTACTTTTGCAATGTGTCTGggcatatgaaaaagaaatgtaCTAAATATCACGCTTGGCGTGCAAGGAAAG GGTTGCCTAAGCTACCGGAAGCCAAATGA